A portion of the Bacteroides faecium genome contains these proteins:
- a CDS encoding bifunctional cytidylyltransferase/SDR family oxidoreductase: MKRNIAIILAGGVGNRLGLSTPKQFFKVAGKMVVEHTIDAFESNPHIDEIAIVSNPFYISDIESIIIKNGWKKVKKILKGGEERYHSSLSAINAYEGEDVNLIFHDAVRPLVSQRIINDVIEALKTYKAIDVAMPATDTIIETEGDFIRSIPDRSKLKRGQTPQAFHIESIRQAYENALKDPHFKVTDDCGVVVKYLPEVPVYVVMGEESNMKLTYKEDTYLLDKFFQLRKSELSNLPCEESQLNNKVAVIFGGSYGIGADIARILQEKGSQVFCFSRNLNGTDVGCKEQVANALESVYQQTQRIDYVINTAGILNKEPLVSSDYQTISNAVNTNYMGTINVALEAYPYLKESKGKLIFFTSSSYTRGRAFYSIYSSTKAAIVNFVQAIAQEWESFGISVNCINPERTKTPMRVHNFGIEPEDSLLSSEKVAMATIQSLLTEFTGQVIDIKRNEL, encoded by the coding sequence ATGAAAAGGAACATAGCTATTATATTAGCAGGCGGAGTAGGCAACCGATTGGGGCTGTCGACACCCAAGCAATTCTTCAAGGTAGCAGGCAAAATGGTAGTGGAACATACTATCGACGCATTCGAAAGCAATCCGCATATAGACGAAATAGCCATTGTCTCCAACCCTTTCTATATCTCCGACATCGAATCCATCATCATCAAGAACGGATGGAAGAAAGTAAAGAAAATACTAAAAGGGGGAGAAGAAAGATACCATTCCAGCCTGTCGGCCATCAACGCTTACGAGGGAGAAGATGTCAATCTGATCTTCCATGACGCTGTACGCCCTCTGGTCAGCCAGCGGATTATCAACGACGTGATTGAAGCGTTGAAAACTTACAAAGCCATCGACGTGGCAATGCCGGCTACGGATACGATCATCGAAACCGAGGGAGACTTCATCCGGAGTATCCCCGACCGCAGCAAGCTGAAACGCGGTCAGACTCCACAGGCATTTCATATAGAAAGCATCCGCCAGGCATACGAAAATGCCCTGAAAGACCCGCATTTCAAAGTGACCGATGACTGCGGTGTAGTCGTGAAGTACCTACCCGAAGTACCCGTCTATGTAGTAATGGGAGAAGAAAGCAATATGAAGCTAACCTATAAGGAAGACACTTACTTGCTGGACAAGTTTTTCCAACTACGCAAAAGCGAACTGAGCAATCTTCCCTGCGAAGAGTCGCAACTCAACAATAAAGTAGCGGTTATCTTTGGCGGAAGTTATGGTATCGGAGCTGATATTGCCCGTATCTTGCAGGAAAAAGGGTCGCAGGTATTCTGCTTCTCCCGCAATCTGAACGGAACGGATGTAGGATGCAAAGAGCAGGTAGCCAATGCACTCGAAAGCGTATATCAGCAAACGCAGCGAATAGATTACGTCATCAATACTGCCGGCATACTGAATAAAGAACCGTTGGTCAGCAGCGACTATCAGACTATCAGTAATGCAGTGAATACCAATTATATGGGAACGATCAACGTAGCGCTCGAAGCCTATCCGTACCTGAAAGAGAGCAAGGGAAAGTTGATATTCTTCACTTCCAGTTCTTACACAAGGGGCAGGGCTTTCTACAGCATCTATTCATCCACAAAAGCCGCCATCGTAAACTTCGTGCAAGCCATCGCGCAAGAATGGGAATCATTTGGTATCAGTGTCAACTGCATCAATCCCGAACGGACCAAAACCCCGATGCGCGTTCACAACTTCGGCATCGAACCGGAAGACAGCCTGCTCTCTTCCGAAAAAGTGGCAATGGCTACCATACAGTCGCTGCTCACCGAATTTACCGGTCAGGTAATCGACATCAAAAGAAACGAATTATGA
- a CDS encoding LicD family protein produces MSNPYLSAYVAQNLRTCQLKQLSILEEVDRICRKHKIDYWLDGGTLLGAVRHGGFIPWDDDIDLGMRLPDLQRFIKVAPAELSESLFLQTPESDPLNKEPIIKIRDLNSLYIEGGDTFDVSYEKGLFLDIFPFIPYPSVPRPWVKKLCKGISTSYSILHARHYYSLRSFAEFFYFGAKNIIYRGIWSILCLFYKKDTYLSNVLINNGYGIMHRNDSVFPLSAITFEGKTFMAPANPDAYLKDLYRNYMDIPSKEKQIIHAVYIHPELIKKS; encoded by the coding sequence ATGAGTAATCCATATTTATCCGCCTACGTAGCGCAGAATCTGCGCACCTGCCAGTTGAAGCAGCTTTCTATCCTCGAAGAGGTAGACCGCATCTGCCGGAAGCACAAAATAGACTACTGGCTGGATGGCGGCACGCTTCTCGGAGCTGTACGCCACGGCGGATTTATCCCTTGGGACGACGACATCGACTTAGGAATGCGCCTGCCCGACCTGCAAAGATTCATCAAAGTGGCTCCCGCCGAACTGTCCGAATCTCTATTCCTGCAAACCCCGGAAAGCGACCCGTTGAACAAAGAGCCTATCATCAAAATACGCGACCTGAACTCGCTCTATATAGAAGGCGGAGATACATTCGACGTCAGTTACGAGAAAGGGCTTTTCCTGGACATTTTTCCGTTTATCCCTTATCCGAGCGTCCCCCGGCCGTGGGTGAAGAAACTGTGCAAAGGTATATCCACCAGTTATTCCATCCTGCATGCACGGCATTATTACAGTTTGCGCTCGTTTGCCGAGTTTTTCTATTTTGGCGCCAAGAATATAATATACAGGGGTATTTGGAGTATCTTATGTTTATTCTACAAGAAAGATACTTACCTGTCCAACGTATTGATAAACAACGGTTACGGCATCATGCACCGCAATGATTCCGTATTCCCCCTTTCGGCAATCACCTTCGAAGGGAAAACGTTCATGGCTCCAGCCAATCCGGATGCCTATCTGAAAGATTTATATAGAAACTATATGGACATTCCGTCCAAAGAAAAGCAGATAATCCATGCCGTTTACATTCACCCGGAATTAATAAAGAAGTCATGA
- a CDS encoding hemolysin activation protein produces MKPALVDVSVLILFFNRPQQLSQVFEQVKKARPSRLFLYQDGARDERDRPGIEACREIVAQIDWECEVERLYQERNFGCDPSEYISQKWAFSKVEKCIVLEDDDVPSVSFFLFCKEMLDKYEHDTRISMIAGFNPEEITRDMPYDYFFATTFSIWGWASWRRVVDQWDEFYDFLDDSFNMKQLEQLIKERKFRSDFIYMCQRHREHQKAFYETIFHASILFGSGLSIVPTRNMINNLGATADSTHFAGSVHTLPKAYRRIFTMKRHEADFPLKHPRYVIENVAYKKSVYRIMGWDHPWIKIGRSFEELFLNLKYGNFSIITKAVKNRINKWLKRNKHY; encoded by the coding sequence ATGAAACCCGCCCTCGTAGATGTCTCAGTACTGATTCTGTTCTTCAACCGCCCGCAACAGTTGTCGCAAGTGTTCGAGCAAGTAAAGAAAGCACGTCCGTCCCGGTTGTTTCTCTATCAGGACGGAGCGAGAGACGAGCGCGACCGCCCGGGGATAGAGGCTTGCCGAGAAATCGTGGCGCAGATAGACTGGGAGTGCGAGGTAGAACGTCTTTATCAGGAACGGAACTTCGGCTGTGACCCTTCGGAATACATTTCACAGAAATGGGCTTTCTCGAAAGTAGAGAAGTGCATTGTGCTTGAGGACGACGACGTGCCGTCCGTCTCCTTTTTCCTGTTTTGCAAAGAGATGCTCGACAAATACGAACACGATACCCGCATCAGCATGATTGCCGGATTCAATCCCGAAGAAATCACCAGGGACATGCCTTATGATTATTTCTTCGCCACCACTTTCTCCATCTGGGGATGGGCAAGCTGGAGACGTGTAGTCGACCAATGGGACGAATTTTACGATTTCCTGGACGATTCCTTCAACATGAAACAGCTTGAGCAACTTATTAAGGAACGCAAATTCCGAAGTGACTTCATCTATATGTGCCAGCGCCATCGCGAGCACCAAAAGGCATTTTATGAGACCATCTTCCATGCTTCCATACTGTTCGGTTCCGGACTGAGCATCGTCCCCACCCGCAATATGATTAACAATCTGGGAGCAACGGCAGATTCCACACACTTTGCCGGCTCGGTGCATACATTGCCTAAAGCTTATCGGCGTATCTTCACGATGAAACGCCACGAAGCGGACTTCCCGCTGAAGCATCCCCGCTACGTCATTGAGAACGTAGCATACAAGAAAAGCGTCTACCGCATCATGGGATGGGATCATCCGTGGATTAAGATAGGACGTTCGTTCGAAGAACTGTTCCTCAACCTGAAATACGGCAATTTCTCTATCATCACGAAAGCTGTCAAAAACCGAATAAACAAATGGCTGAAAAGAAATAAACATTATTAA
- a CDS encoding glycosyltransferase, translating to MKLFLNKIKLTLQKRTKINQNKKSYEVWAAKGYNDEPQVSIIIQSHNKSLQIKHIIPKLRNYPSIEIIVIDDGSELSHTKELTRYLKGSNEFLIRSNDLYENIMYDKVIRFANGKYIALLQDDDDFADLSWITEAIKYFEKYPRLAILGGKDGLDIVFEEDTQIGHGGKYEHEDKFSFVPAVNRAPMWLNKQLFTEYLHHIDFQFAPFQFDDYELCARAWLTDLQVGWYNANFKSLSVGGMRLWNNKFTEQQSLRNGKRLYQLYKDKKNKIYRKIEEAKL from the coding sequence ATGAAACTGTTTCTAAACAAGATAAAATTAACGTTACAAAAGCGGACGAAAATCAATCAAAACAAAAAGTCTTATGAAGTATGGGCAGCTAAAGGGTATAATGACGAACCACAGGTAAGCATTATCATTCAATCACATAACAAAAGTCTTCAAATCAAGCATATCATACCTAAATTAAGAAACTACCCTTCGATTGAAATTATTGTCATTGATGACGGTTCCGAGTTGTCCCACACCAAAGAACTGACTCGGTATCTGAAAGGAAGTAATGAATTTCTAATACGGTCTAACGACTTGTACGAGAACATTATGTACGATAAAGTCATCCGTTTTGCTAACGGGAAATATATCGCTCTCTTGCAGGATGATGATGATTTTGCCGATCTATCCTGGATAACAGAAGCGATAAAGTATTTTGAGAAATATCCACGTCTGGCCATATTGGGTGGAAAAGACGGGTTGGATATTGTTTTTGAAGAAGACACACAGATTGGACATGGCGGCAAGTACGAGCATGAAGACAAGTTCAGCTTCGTACCTGCCGTAAACAGAGCTCCCATGTGGTTAAACAAGCAGCTTTTTACCGAATACCTGCATCATATAGATTTTCAATTTGCTCCTTTCCAGTTCGATGATTATGAACTATGCGCACGTGCATGGCTTACAGATTTGCAAGTGGGATGGTACAACGCAAACTTCAAATCATTAAGTGTAGGTGGCATGAGATTATGGAATAACAAATTCACGGAGCAACAAAGTTTACGCAATGGAAAAAGGCTATATCAGCTATACAAAGACAAAAAAAATAAAATCTACCGGAAAATAGAAGAAGCAAAACTGTAG
- a CDS encoding glycosyltransferase family 4 protein: MRVLIINTSERIGGAAIAASRLMESLKNNGIKAKMLVRDKQTDQISVVSLKGNWLQVWKFMWERIVIWSANRFRRYHLFDVDIANTGTDITSLPEFRQADVIHLHWINQGMLSLSDIRKILVSGKPVVWTMHDMWPCTGICHYARECKNYQQECHNCPYIYKGGGRKDLSYRTFHKKQKLYSQAPIHFVTCSRWLKEQAKSSALFEGKSVTNIPNAINTNLFKPMDKQKARAKFMLPEDKKLILFGSLKITDKRKGVDYLIEACKLLAEKHPEWKDSLGVVVFGNQSQQLQAMLPFRVYPLPYMKNEHEIVDIYNAVDLFAIPSLEENLPNMIMEAMACGVPCVGFNVGGIPEMIDHLHNGYVARYKSSEDLANGIYWILTEPEYDQLSAQACRKVVANYSESIIAKKYTDVYNKITGKYA, from the coding sequence ATGAGAGTCCTGATTATAAATACATCCGAGCGAATAGGCGGAGCAGCCATCGCAGCAAGCCGGCTAATGGAATCACTGAAAAACAACGGTATCAAGGCCAAAATGCTGGTACGCGACAAGCAAACTGACCAAATCAGTGTGGTTAGTCTGAAAGGGAATTGGCTGCAAGTATGGAAATTCATGTGGGAACGCATCGTTATCTGGAGTGCCAACCGTTTCCGCCGTTACCACCTGTTTGACGTGGACATTGCCAATACGGGGACGGATATTACATCACTCCCGGAATTCCGCCAGGCTGACGTTATCCACTTGCACTGGATTAATCAGGGAATGCTCTCATTGAGTGATATACGGAAAATACTTGTATCCGGCAAACCCGTAGTCTGGACAATGCACGATATGTGGCCATGTACGGGTATCTGCCATTATGCGCGGGAATGTAAGAACTATCAGCAGGAATGTCACAACTGCCCTTACATCTATAAAGGTGGGGGACGGAAAGACCTGTCTTACCGCACTTTCCACAAGAAACAAAAGTTATACAGCCAAGCTCCCATTCATTTCGTCACTTGCAGCCGTTGGCTGAAAGAACAGGCCAAATCCAGTGCGCTGTTTGAAGGGAAAAGCGTCACTAATATCCCGAATGCCATCAATACCAATCTGTTCAAGCCAATGGACAAGCAGAAAGCACGGGCTAAGTTCATGTTGCCGGAAGACAAGAAGCTGATTCTGTTCGGCTCGCTGAAGATTACCGACAAACGCAAAGGGGTGGATTATCTCATCGAAGCCTGCAAACTGCTGGCAGAGAAACATCCCGAATGGAAAGATTCGCTGGGAGTCGTCGTATTCGGCAACCAGTCGCAGCAACTGCAAGCAATGCTTCCTTTCCGCGTCTATCCGCTCCCTTATATGAAGAATGAGCACGAAATAGTAGATATCTACAATGCCGTAGACCTCTTTGCCATCCCGTCTCTGGAAGAGAATCTTCCAAACATGATTATGGAAGCGATGGCTTGCGGAGTGCCCTGCGTAGGATTCAACGTAGGCGGTATCCCCGAAATGATTGACCATCTGCACAACGGCTACGTAGCCCGATATAAATCTTCGGAAGATTTAGCTAACGGCATATACTGGATTTTGACGGAGCCGGAATATGACCAGCTCTCCGCGCAAGCCTGCCGCAAGGTAGTGGCCAACTACTCGGAAAGCATCATCGCAAAGAAATATACAGATGTCTACAACAAAATAACGGGAAAATATGCATAG
- a CDS encoding glycosyltransferase family 2 protein, producing MHSIHPTPKFSIITVTYNAEKVLEDTIQSVISQTYHHVEYIIVDGASKDGTLAIINRYRERIHTVVSEPDKGLYDAMNKGIALAGGDYLCFLNAGDCFHEDDTLQQMVHSINGNELPDILYGETAIVDKDRHFLRMRRLAAPETLTWKSFKQGMLVCHQAFFPRHTLVEPYNLKYRFSADFDWCIRIMKKARTLHNTHLTIIDYLDEGMTTRNRKASLKERFRIMATHYGLIGTVARHAWFVLRLVTRH from the coding sequence ATGCATAGCATCCACCCTACTCCCAAGTTCTCGATTATCACGGTGACATACAACGCTGAGAAGGTGCTGGAAGACACGATTCAAAGTGTCATCTCGCAGACGTATCATCACGTGGAATATATCATCGTGGACGGAGCTTCCAAGGATGGAACTTTAGCTATTATCAACCGCTACCGTGAGCGGATACACACCGTAGTGAGCGAACCGGACAAAGGATTATATGACGCCATGAATAAAGGAATCGCCCTTGCCGGTGGCGACTACCTTTGCTTCCTGAATGCGGGCGACTGCTTTCACGAGGACGATACGCTGCAACAGATGGTGCACAGCATCAATGGCAACGAGCTTCCCGACATACTCTACGGAGAAACCGCCATCGTAGACAAGGACAGGCACTTCCTGCGTATGCGCCGGCTGGCCGCCCCGGAAACACTGACCTGGAAAAGTTTCAAACAGGGAATGCTGGTCTGCCACCAGGCTTTCTTCCCCCGCCACACGCTGGTGGAACCCTACAATCTGAAATATCGCTTTTCCGCCGACTTCGACTGGTGCATCCGCATCATGAAGAAAGCGCGTACACTCCATAATACCCACTTGACGATTATCGACTACCTGGATGAAGGGATGACTACCCGCAACCGGAAAGCGTCTCTCAAAGAAAGATTCCGTATCATGGCTACACACTACGGACTGATTGGTACCGTAGCCCGTCATGCCTGGTTTGTCCTGCGGTTAGTAACCCGACACTAA
- a CDS encoding RNA polymerase sigma-70 factor: protein MTYSKEKKYKDFEALFRANYTRLYFYAFNLVNDQECAEDIVGDTFSYLWENYDTVVGDVSPLPLLYSLVRNSCIDHLRHCDVKSRYASNISQNAEQWEENSDDEEHQERISQVMSAINQLPPQTRKVFEACFLHGKKYKEAAEEMGITVNTVKTLISRALSFVRNKTEK from the coding sequence ATGACCTATTCAAAAGAGAAGAAGTACAAAGACTTTGAAGCATTGTTCCGGGCGAATTATACCCGGCTATATTTCTATGCGTTCAACCTGGTCAACGACCAGGAATGTGCAGAGGATATAGTGGGAGACACCTTTAGCTATTTATGGGAAAACTATGATACGGTAGTGGGAGACGTTTCGCCACTACCTTTATTATATTCCCTCGTCCGCAATAGCTGCATCGACCACCTGCGCCACTGCGACGTTAAGAGCAGATACGCTTCCAATATCTCGCAGAACGCCGAACAGTGGGAAGAGAACAGTGACGACGAAGAACATCAGGAACGTATCTCCCAAGTGATGTCCGCCATCAACCAACTCCCGCCGCAGACCCGCAAAGTCTTTGAAGCCTGCTTTCTCCACGGAAAGAAATATAAAGAAGCGGCAGAAGAAATGGGCATCACGGTCAACACTGTAAAAACACTCATATCCAGAGCCTTATCTTTCGTCAGAAATAAAACCGAGAAATAA
- a CDS encoding FecR family protein, with protein sequence MKTEEQHMQEQDYEYALRALDDWKFRQSEEFIAWLEEESHYALFREIMDSREALMNLSPQMAPDVEKAWKRVDPHHQTSSFRKYYLWAASAAAIALLVIGYSFFSTTEENPYTEVAVVFPASERVQSIELQTGDGQIVPVTSEANKHLLAKTGAQLENESLRYQHVTEAEEPVATHILSTPRGKNFKIVLEDGTEVWLNAESKLHYPNRFAGKERRVELEGEAFFHVAKDAGRPFIVKSGTAETRVLGTEFNFRSYPHESRHVTLVSGSVIVSDTQKENELQLHPGEDAPLDENDSMLIPRKVDINEYVAWKEDLFCFREAQLVEIMKAIGRWYNLSIVFADEASMHYHFNFWAERTDQPEQVLKLLNQVGKVKATLEGNRITISKL encoded by the coding sequence ATGAAAACTGAAGAGCAACACATGCAGGAGCAAGATTACGAATATGCCTTACGGGCATTGGACGACTGGAAATTCCGCCAGTCGGAAGAATTCATTGCCTGGCTCGAAGAGGAATCCCACTACGCTTTGTTCCGTGAAATAATGGACAGCCGGGAAGCCTTGATGAATCTGAGTCCGCAGATGGCGCCGGATGTGGAGAAAGCCTGGAAACGGGTAGACCCGCATCACCAAACGTCCTCATTCAGAAAGTATTATTTATGGGCGGCAAGTGCGGCAGCTATCGCCTTGCTCGTCATAGGTTATTCATTCTTCTCTACCACAGAAGAAAATCCGTATACAGAAGTGGCGGTTGTTTTCCCCGCTTCTGAAAGAGTGCAGAGCATAGAACTACAAACCGGTGACGGACAGATTGTGCCTGTCACCAGTGAAGCAAACAAACATTTATTAGCGAAGACAGGGGCTCAACTGGAAAATGAGTCCCTAAGATACCAACACGTCACCGAAGCGGAAGAGCCGGTGGCTACACATATATTAAGCACGCCGAGAGGTAAGAATTTCAAAATCGTACTGGAAGACGGAACGGAAGTCTGGCTGAATGCGGAAAGCAAGCTGCACTATCCCAACCGGTTTGCCGGCAAAGAACGGAGAGTGGAACTGGAAGGGGAAGCATTTTTCCATGTCGCCAAAGATGCCGGCCGTCCTTTCATCGTAAAAAGCGGAACAGCGGAAACGCGTGTACTGGGAACCGAATTCAACTTTCGGTCTTATCCCCACGAAAGCAGGCATGTCACACTGGTATCGGGCAGTGTCATCGTATCCGACACTCAAAAAGAGAATGAATTGCAGCTTCATCCCGGCGAGGATGCTCCCCTGGATGAAAACGACTCGATGCTCATCCCGCGCAAAGTAGACATCAATGAGTACGTAGCTTGGAAAGAGGATTTATTCTGTTTCAGAGAAGCGCAGCTCGTTGAAATCATGAAAGCCATCGGGCGCTGGTATAACTTGTCTATCGTTTTCGCGGACGAAGCGTCCATGCACTATCATTTCAATTTCTGGGCGGAACGTACAGACCAGCCGGAACAAGTTCTCAAACTTCTCAATCAGGTAGGAAAAGTGAAGGCTACCCTCGAGGGTAACCGGATTACGATAAGTAAACTATAA
- a CDS encoding TlpA disulfide reductase family protein has protein sequence MKRFYGLCIFLPAVSMAVAQVPYQIEGTWENGAGKTVYLQKYITADSLQAIDSVKVASDFSFSLKGKVKEEQRMSISCSPKNKAEIFVNATPLQVTIEEKTVTDKKGKTRNTTHIEVNGGREQEVLKAGGTLSTTASFFQLGKMITLSQALNSKDTTAIDSAKYKVAMIDSLIARSVQNYMDTTRNDIASTYFFERYLMTNQTLDEVLSFYDKLTDRVKKSAPGLVLKQKIEDMQQVNIGGMVPNFELTTPEGKKLSLYELRGHIVLLDFWASWCGPCLAEVPNLKAIYEKYQSKGLEILGVSLDEKEAAWKGAIERKGLTWKHVSSLKGWKCPIAQMFKVTGIPRMYIIDAQGKIIAQDLRGEKLAQKMDELFSK, from the coding sequence ATGAAAAGATTTTATGGACTTTGTATCTTCTTACCAGCAGTTTCTATGGCTGTGGCGCAAGTGCCCTACCAGATTGAAGGAACCTGGGAGAACGGAGCTGGAAAAACTGTTTATCTGCAGAAATACATCACGGCCGATAGCCTGCAAGCTATCGACTCAGTAAAGGTTGCCTCGGATTTCTCTTTCTCACTGAAAGGAAAGGTAAAAGAGGAACAGCGGATGTCCATCAGTTGCAGCCCCAAGAATAAAGCTGAAATCTTTGTCAATGCCACTCCCCTTCAAGTGACTATCGAAGAGAAAACAGTCACCGACAAGAAAGGGAAAACACGTAATACCACCCATATAGAAGTTAATGGCGGCCGCGAACAAGAAGTATTGAAAGCAGGCGGAACGCTTTCTACCACCGCTTCTTTCTTCCAATTGGGAAAGATGATAACACTGTCACAAGCATTGAACTCAAAAGATACGACGGCCATTGATTCGGCCAAATACAAAGTAGCCATGATAGACAGCCTGATTGCAAGGTCGGTGCAGAACTATATGGATACCACCCGCAATGACATTGCCTCAACTTATTTCTTCGAGCGTTATCTAATGACGAACCAAACACTGGACGAGGTGCTTTCTTTCTATGACAAGCTGACAGACCGGGTAAAGAAATCGGCTCCGGGGTTGGTTTTGAAGCAAAAGATAGAAGATATGCAACAGGTCAATATAGGTGGAATGGTGCCTAACTTTGAACTGACTACTCCCGAAGGGAAGAAACTTTCCCTGTATGAGCTCCGCGGACACATCGTGTTGCTGGACTTTTGGGCGTCCTGGTGTGGCCCCTGCCTGGCGGAAGTGCCCAACTTGAAAGCAATCTACGAGAAATATCAGAGCAAAGGGCTGGAAATTCTCGGCGTATCACTGGACGAGAAAGAAGCTGCCTGGAAAGGTGCCATCGAAAGAAAAGGACTAACCTGGAAGCACGTATCCTCACTGAAAGGATGGAAATGCCCCATAGCGCAAATGTTCAAAGTGACGGGTATTCCCCGCATGTATATCATCGACGCGCAAGGAAAAATCATAGCACAAGACCTGCGCGGAGAAAAACTTGCCCAAAAGATGGATGAGCTTTTCTCAAAATAG